A region of Onychomys torridus chromosome 10, mOncTor1.1, whole genome shotgun sequence DNA encodes the following proteins:
- the C1qtnf7 gene encoding complement C1q tumor necrosis factor-related protein 7 isoform X1 — protein sequence MPRKEPKMIVLLYVTSLAICASGQPRGNQAKGESYSPRYICSIPGLPGPPGPPGANGSPGPHGRIGLPGRDGRDGRKGEKGEKGTAGLKGKTGPLGLTGEKGDQGETGKKGPMGPEGEKGEVGPAGPPGPKGDRGDQGDPGLPGVCRCGSIVLKSAFSVGITTSYPEERLPIVFNKVLFNEGEHYNPATGKFICAFPGIYYFSYDITLANKHLAIGLVHNGQYRIRTFDANTGNHDVASGSTVIYLQPEDEVWLEIFFNDQNGLFSDPGWADSLFSGFLLYVDTDYLDSLSEDDEL from the exons AGCCCAAGATGATTGTCCTGCTCTACGTGACAAGTCTTGCCATCTGTGCAAGTGGACAACCTCGGGGCAATCAGGCCAAGGGAGAGAGCTACTCTCCAAGGTACATCTGCAGCATTCCTGGCTTACCTGGCCCCCCAGGCCCTCCTGGAGCCAATGGCTCCCCTGGGCCCCATGGTCGCATCGGCCTTCCTGGAAGGGATGGTAGAGAtggcaggaaaggagagaaaggagaaaagggcaCCGCAG GTCTAAAAGGCAAGACTGGACCACTGGGCCTCACTGGTGAAAAAGGAGACCAAGGAGAGACTGGGAAGAAAGGACCCATGGGACCcgagggggagaagggagaagttGGTCCAGCTGGACCTCCTGGGCCGAAGGGAGACCGAGGAGATCAAGGGgacccagggcttcctggagTGTGCAGATGTGGGAGCATCGTGCTCAAATCTGCTTTTTCAGTTGGCATCACAACCAGCTACCCAGAAGAAAGGCTACCCATCGTATTTAACAAGGTCCTCTTCAATGAGGGGGAACACTACAACCCGGCCACGGGGAAGTTCATCTGTGCTTTCCCGGGGATCTATTACTTTTCTTATGATATCACATTGGCCAATAAGCACCTAGCAATTGGGCTGGTGCACAATGGGCAGTACCGAATAAGGACCTTTGATGCCAACACAGGGAACCATGATGTGGCTTCAGGGTCCACAGTCATCTACCTGCAGCCAGAAGATGAGGTCTGGCTGGAGATCTTCTTCAATGACCAGAACGGCCTCTTCTCAGACCCAGGCTGGGCAGACAgcttattctctggatttctccTCTACGTTGACACAGATTACCTGGATTCTTTATCAGAAGACGATGAGCTGTGA
- the C1qtnf7 gene encoding complement C1q tumor necrosis factor-related protein 7 isoform X2 — MIVLLYVTSLAICASGQPRGNQAKGESYSPRYICSIPGLPGPPGPPGANGSPGPHGRIGLPGRDGRDGRKGEKGEKGTAGLKGKTGPLGLTGEKGDQGETGKKGPMGPEGEKGEVGPAGPPGPKGDRGDQGDPGLPGVCRCGSIVLKSAFSVGITTSYPEERLPIVFNKVLFNEGEHYNPATGKFICAFPGIYYFSYDITLANKHLAIGLVHNGQYRIRTFDANTGNHDVASGSTVIYLQPEDEVWLEIFFNDQNGLFSDPGWADSLFSGFLLYVDTDYLDSLSEDDEL, encoded by the exons ATGATTGTCCTGCTCTACGTGACAAGTCTTGCCATCTGTGCAAGTGGACAACCTCGGGGCAATCAGGCCAAGGGAGAGAGCTACTCTCCAAGGTACATCTGCAGCATTCCTGGCTTACCTGGCCCCCCAGGCCCTCCTGGAGCCAATGGCTCCCCTGGGCCCCATGGTCGCATCGGCCTTCCTGGAAGGGATGGTAGAGAtggcaggaaaggagagaaaggagaaaagggcaCCGCAG GTCTAAAAGGCAAGACTGGACCACTGGGCCTCACTGGTGAAAAAGGAGACCAAGGAGAGACTGGGAAGAAAGGACCCATGGGACCcgagggggagaagggagaagttGGTCCAGCTGGACCTCCTGGGCCGAAGGGAGACCGAGGAGATCAAGGGgacccagggcttcctggagTGTGCAGATGTGGGAGCATCGTGCTCAAATCTGCTTTTTCAGTTGGCATCACAACCAGCTACCCAGAAGAAAGGCTACCCATCGTATTTAACAAGGTCCTCTTCAATGAGGGGGAACACTACAACCCGGCCACGGGGAAGTTCATCTGTGCTTTCCCGGGGATCTATTACTTTTCTTATGATATCACATTGGCCAATAAGCACCTAGCAATTGGGCTGGTGCACAATGGGCAGTACCGAATAAGGACCTTTGATGCCAACACAGGGAACCATGATGTGGCTTCAGGGTCCACAGTCATCTACCTGCAGCCAGAAGATGAGGTCTGGCTGGAGATCTTCTTCAATGACCAGAACGGCCTCTTCTCAGACCCAGGCTGGGCAGACAgcttattctctggatttctccTCTACGTTGACACAGATTACCTGGATTCTTTATCAGAAGACGATGAGCTGTGA